One part of the Azospirillum sp. B510 genome encodes these proteins:
- a CDS encoding TetR/AcrR family transcriptional regulator: protein MTGLRARQKADRNRRILEAATALFRDAGYDSTRIEDIAERVGVSPGTLYNYYENKGDILVAAVSMEVEEVLESGKSIVEAPPKSALDALQALIDLYFDHSLVYFSKEMWRTAMAISIQQPESPFSRRYTELDARLCDQVSTLIQTLQMQGVIIPGIDAVAVGQMVFNNLNMMFIEYVKDDAMTLETLKDRVLRQNRPLVQLIGQPMI from the coding sequence ATGACGGGGCTCCGCGCACGGCAGAAGGCGGACCGGAACCGGCGCATCCTGGAGGCGGCGACCGCCCTCTTTCGCGACGCCGGTTACGACAGCACGCGCATCGAAGACATTGCCGAGAGAGTCGGGGTGTCGCCGGGAACCCTTTATAATTATTACGAAAACAAGGGAGACATCCTGGTCGCCGCGGTCTCCATGGAGGTCGAGGAGGTGCTGGAATCAGGCAAGTCCATCGTCGAGGCCCCGCCCAAATCGGCGCTCGACGCCCTTCAGGCGCTCATTGACCTATATTTCGACCACTCGCTCGTCTATTTCAGCAAGGAGATGTGGCGCACGGCGATGGCGATCTCGATCCAGCAGCCCGAAAGCCCGTTCAGCCGCCGCTATACCGAACTCGACGCGAGGCTGTGCGATCAAGTTTCCACGCTGATTCAGACGCTACAGATGCAAGGCGTGATCATCCCCGGCATTGACGCCGTCGCCGTTGGCCAAATGGTCTTCAACAATCTCAACATGATGTTCATCGAGTACGTCAAGGATGACGCCATGACGCTGGAGACGCTGAAGGACCGTGTCTTGCGCCAGAACCGGCCCCTTGTGCAGTTGATCGGCCAACCCATGATTTAA
- a CDS encoding ABC transporter permease, which yields MTRKLLAALASWLYAALLFGFIFLPVVVLVLFSFQDGRLPVPPFNGVSLRWYEAVFADGKLMAALLHSFVVAMVSSFVACLFGFLAAYALARYRLPGSALQRGLLIAPMTVSYLIIALGLLTVLNALGVGLSLWTVGIGHVVINLPLCFALIYSSMGAHHVNIERAARDLGAGEVKVMLLVTAPMLLPSLLAAFFLSVTFSWDEFIIAFLLSRFDVTLPVEIWSLLRSGLNPKTNAVGSLVFLVSVSVLMVLELWLFRRTRKS from the coding sequence ATGACGCGCAAGCTTCTCGCCGCCCTGGCCTCCTGGCTCTACGCCGCCCTGCTCTTCGGTTTCATCTTCCTGCCGGTGGTCGTGCTGGTGCTGTTCTCCTTCCAGGACGGGCGCCTGCCGGTGCCGCCGTTCAACGGCGTCTCGCTGCGCTGGTACGAGGCGGTGTTCGCTGACGGCAAGCTGATGGCCGCGCTGCTGCATTCCTTCGTGGTGGCGATGGTCTCGTCCTTCGTCGCCTGTCTCTTCGGCTTTCTCGCCGCCTATGCGCTCGCCCGCTATCGGCTGCCCGGCTCGGCGTTGCAGCGCGGGCTGCTGATCGCGCCGATGACCGTCAGCTACCTGATCATCGCGCTCGGGCTGCTGACCGTGCTCAACGCGCTCGGCGTCGGACTGTCGCTGTGGACGGTCGGCATCGGCCATGTGGTGATCAACCTGCCGCTCTGCTTCGCCCTCATCTACTCGTCGATGGGCGCGCACCATGTCAACATCGAGCGCGCCGCCCGCGATCTCGGCGCCGGCGAAGTCAAGGTCATGCTGCTGGTGACGGCGCCGATGCTGCTGCCCTCGCTTCTGGCGGCATTCTTCCTGTCGGTGACCTTCAGCTGGGACGAGTTCATCATCGCGTTCCTTCTGTCGCGCTTCGACGTGACCTTGCCCGTCGAGATCTGGAGCCTGCTGCGCTCCGGTCTCAACCCGAAGACCAACGCCGTTGGATCGCTGGTCTTCCTGGTGTCGGTCAGCGTGCTGATGGTGCTGGAACTTTGGCTGTTCAGAAGGACGAGGAAATCATGA
- a CDS encoding type I polyketide synthase, which produces MSAGRNDTDIAIIGMACRVPGADDYHQFWRNLCEGVESITRFSDEELLAAGVSAEHLRDPDFVKSGFVIRGIDRFDAEFFEVSPKEACLMDPQHRMLLEVAWHAFEDAGHCPGGVPEKIGVVVGTGGVVTSYLLNELDDHEEARGRTANLVHLGNDKDFSSTRLSYKFDLTGPSINVQTACSTSLVAVHLACRSIRTGECGTALAAISTVRVPEALGYRTQKGSIYSPDGHVRTFDADSRGTVFGSAVAAVLLKDLRQAIADGDPIHAVIKATAVNNDGADKASYSASSVAGQAGAMLEALDAAGVSPDEIGYVECHGTGTVVGDPIEIHALTHAFRTSTERVGFCPVGSVKPNIGHPEQAAGLASLIKTVLAIRHGRIPPTINVRTLNPVIRFDGSPFFVNTELSDWPADGKPRRALVNSLGIGGTNGVVILEEAPKFPTEVPAEPAHPVATDDASGLPAIAERPVHVAVLSAKSETALSQLLEQHRLWLEANPDASLGDVCHTLAVGRGHFTHRYAASAATTAELAGKLALGGPIAGRGGRRRIGFLFSGQGSQIPGMARDLYRTQPVFRAALDRCAEALRPHLETGLLDILFAADATADLIHQTAYTQPALFAVEVALAELLGSWGIRPDAVVGHSVGEFAAAHLAGAYTLEAAAGLIAARGRLMQALPAGGAMAAVFADEETVRKAIADSGVDPDEIGVGAVNGPQSTVLSGSAEAVGRLTAILETQGIAARPLKVSHAFHSPLLAPAMPELRAAAAAAPASAPRLLWISNLTGGPVTEAPSADYWCDHALKAVRFADGVRAMAAEGITDFIEIGPGKSLLALGQTTAQGEGLAWLATIGRDGAAWKELAETAAVLYRRGHRIDWQAFDRPYAVRRIPLPTYPFQRERHWIDRAGDRAGRGAAAGPQRIPGQGWPGRRVRSPLRDIQYESVLDARNPAWMTDHRVHGRMVLPTTAALTALLQAAAPHFGSAPLAIQDFSYHEALILPDDGERAVSLLLSPGEGSTLDARLSSSGGDDAPWIPHITGRLRPGEVLRQPPLDLAAVRGRCGEGLPADRVYGALAAIGLTYGPAFRGVQTLWRGDGEVLAQVRLPDIVAAADGDPPHPALLDACLHIYPAVIEEYGDFVAPPLPTRTLHLPVAIEGFAMAADGRREVWAYARRRSAGEDGTPDGTVVVDIDILDLEGHPVAEIAGLTLKPVPVSAFAEHRTAADWLYRVSWKPSPAMEVAARTATAPSHWLILADDGGVGQALAARLTAQGATCRLLSLDGIAAEDGMAVGAAEFAEPIDSLIRNAGGGPAGVVSLWGLDAHLDPDGDAEIEPARRRAFGNLLLLTQALAEARNRHPAVPRLWVVTRNAVSATGTEPPQAVVQGGLWGFGRSVSLEAPALWGGLADLEAADADGSEVEVAALADHLLRDDGEDQVAFRDRTRYVARFVRQPVPERSAQPVATTLATAGSSVAGCWLITGGLGALGVETARWLIQSRGVRDLVLASRRGADDPAAKPVIEMLEGLGARVTVAKADIGRRKDVQRLLQKLGRGSVPLRGIVHSAGVLDDATIPQMGWEKFRRATIPKLDAAWYLHRYSRDLPLDAFVVYSSILSLFGAGGQVNYTSGNGCLDALVTHRRRLGLPALAINWGPWAAVGLATLSGEQGEAIWRARGLIYIPPEVGAEALDAVVGSEIEQAAVTINDWTAFARQFTRPPRYYEEVLPAAAVAESAEPAALPDGLTSTEPAQRRSALVAVIGQQVMATLGLTKPVDPTRPLRELGLDSLMAVTLINRVEAGLSVRIPAVVLIRGPSIEELVDEVWPDLKGAGGPAVPGPDRTVRAEAVREVVRSAPVNGQGSGQGQAQGAFRPAGRPEGRNGAYSGGDNGSPWLVTIGRRREPRMRLICFPFAGGGSAVFRDWANGIDPTVEVLAVEPPGRLARITEDPVHELGVFVDRVLDALAGRLDRPIALFGHCLGGLTMYEVARKLISERGVTPQHIFVSGARAPDRVQEVGRFEKKLGRAMMGMPGYRPEIPPYRQSEQVFAAMLRHFDMAATEQFLRDPELRRLMLPAVRAEFEMTMNYRFQPTRPWDVPLTCFISYGDPYVSREDVLGWGRFTNSRFQVHIRRGSHYSIVEDALFIQSTINHELASPSAETVGRISTPRTVRTS; this is translated from the coding sequence ATGAGCGCAGGGCGGAACGACACGGACATCGCAATCATCGGCATGGCCTGCCGGGTGCCCGGGGCCGACGATTACCACCAGTTCTGGCGGAATCTGTGCGAGGGCGTCGAATCGATCACCCGGTTCAGCGATGAGGAGTTGCTGGCGGCCGGGGTTTCCGCAGAGCATCTGCGGGATCCGGATTTCGTGAAGTCGGGGTTCGTGATCCGTGGGATCGACCGTTTCGACGCCGAATTCTTCGAAGTGTCGCCCAAGGAAGCCTGCCTGATGGATCCGCAGCACCGTATGCTGCTGGAGGTCGCCTGGCACGCCTTCGAGGATGCCGGACATTGCCCGGGCGGCGTCCCGGAGAAGATCGGGGTGGTGGTCGGCACCGGCGGCGTCGTCACCAGCTATCTGCTCAACGAGCTGGACGACCATGAGGAGGCGCGCGGCCGGACCGCCAATCTCGTCCATCTCGGCAACGACAAGGATTTCTCCAGCACGCGCCTGTCCTACAAGTTCGATCTGACCGGTCCCAGCATCAACGTCCAGACCGCCTGCTCGACCTCGCTCGTCGCCGTGCATCTGGCCTGCCGCAGCATCCGGACGGGCGAATGCGGCACGGCGCTGGCGGCCATCTCGACGGTCCGGGTGCCGGAGGCGCTGGGCTACCGGACGCAGAAGGGCAGCATCTATTCGCCGGACGGCCATGTCCGGACCTTCGACGCCGACTCGCGGGGGACCGTCTTCGGATCGGCGGTCGCGGCGGTGCTGCTCAAGGACCTTCGTCAGGCCATCGCCGACGGCGACCCGATCCATGCGGTGATCAAGGCCACCGCGGTCAACAATGACGGCGCGGACAAGGCCAGCTATTCCGCCTCCTCGGTGGCCGGTCAGGCCGGCGCGATGCTGGAGGCGCTGGACGCCGCCGGCGTCTCGCCCGACGAGATCGGGTATGTCGAATGCCACGGCACCGGCACCGTGGTGGGCGACCCCATTGAAATCCATGCGCTGACCCACGCGTTCCGGACCAGTACCGAGCGGGTCGGATTCTGCCCCGTCGGTTCGGTGAAGCCCAACATCGGGCATCCGGAACAGGCCGCCGGCCTTGCCTCGCTGATCAAGACGGTGCTGGCGATCCGGCATGGGCGGATCCCGCCGACCATCAATGTGCGGACGCTGAACCCGGTGATCCGGTTCGACGGCAGCCCCTTCTTCGTCAACACCGAGCTGAGCGACTGGCCGGCCGACGGCAAGCCGCGGCGCGCCTTGGTCAACTCGCTCGGCATCGGCGGCACCAACGGCGTCGTGATCCTGGAGGAGGCGCCCAAGTTTCCGACTGAGGTCCCGGCCGAACCCGCGCATCCTGTGGCGACCGACGACGCGTCCGGGTTGCCGGCCATCGCGGAGCGTCCGGTCCATGTCGCCGTGCTGTCGGCCAAGTCCGAAACAGCGCTGTCCCAGCTTCTCGAACAGCATCGCCTGTGGCTGGAGGCCAATCCCGACGCGTCGCTGGGCGACGTCTGCCACACGCTGGCGGTCGGGCGCGGCCATTTCACCCACCGCTACGCCGCCTCGGCGGCGACGACCGCCGAACTGGCCGGCAAGCTGGCGCTGGGCGGGCCGATCGCCGGACGCGGCGGCCGGCGGCGGATCGGCTTCCTGTTCAGCGGCCAGGGCTCGCAAATCCCCGGCATGGCCCGCGACCTGTACCGGACGCAGCCGGTCTTCCGCGCCGCCCTCGATCGTTGCGCCGAGGCCTTGCGGCCTCATCTGGAGACCGGGCTTCTCGACATCCTGTTCGCCGCCGATGCAACCGCCGACCTCATCCACCAGACCGCCTATACCCAACCGGCGCTGTTCGCGGTGGAGGTCGCGCTCGCCGAACTCCTCGGCTCCTGGGGCATCCGGCCCGATGCGGTGGTCGGGCACAGCGTCGGGGAGTTCGCGGCCGCCCATCTGGCCGGGGCCTATACGTTGGAGGCGGCGGCGGGGCTGATCGCGGCGCGCGGCCGGCTGATGCAGGCCCTGCCGGCCGGCGGCGCCATGGCGGCGGTCTTCGCCGACGAGGAGACGGTGCGCAAGGCGATCGCCGACAGCGGGGTCGACCCGGACGAGATCGGGGTCGGCGCGGTCAACGGCCCGCAGAGCACCGTGCTTTCGGGCAGCGCGGAAGCGGTCGGGCGACTCACCGCCATTCTGGAGACCCAGGGCATCGCCGCCCGGCCTCTGAAGGTCTCGCACGCGTTCCATTCGCCGCTGCTTGCCCCGGCGATGCCCGAGCTGCGGGCGGCGGCGGCGGCGGCTCCCGCCAGCGCGCCCCGGCTGCTCTGGATCTCCAACCTGACCGGCGGCCCGGTCACCGAGGCGCCATCCGCCGATTACTGGTGCGACCATGCCCTGAAAGCGGTGCGGTTCGCCGACGGCGTGCGGGCGATGGCGGCGGAGGGCATCACCGACTTCATCGAGATCGGCCCCGGCAAGAGCCTGCTGGCGCTGGGCCAGACCACCGCGCAGGGCGAGGGGCTGGCCTGGCTCGCCACCATCGGCAGGGACGGCGCGGCGTGGAAGGAACTGGCCGAGACGGCCGCCGTGCTCTACCGGCGCGGTCATCGCATCGACTGGCAGGCGTTCGACCGGCCCTACGCCGTGCGCCGGATCCCGCTGCCGACCTATCCGTTCCAGCGCGAACGGCACTGGATCGACCGGGCGGGCGATCGGGCCGGGCGAGGGGCGGCGGCGGGACCGCAGCGCATACCCGGCCAGGGATGGCCCGGCCGGCGCGTGCGTTCCCCCCTGCGGGACATCCAGTATGAAAGCGTGCTGGACGCCCGAAATCCGGCCTGGATGACCGATCACCGGGTTCATGGCCGGATGGTGCTGCCGACCACCGCCGCCCTGACGGCGCTGCTTCAGGCGGCCGCGCCGCATTTCGGCTCCGCGCCGCTGGCCATCCAGGATTTTTCCTATCACGAGGCGCTGATCCTCCCCGATGATGGGGAACGCGCGGTCAGCCTGCTGCTGTCCCCCGGCGAGGGATCGACGCTCGACGCCCGCCTTTCGAGCAGCGGTGGGGACGACGCCCCCTGGATCCCCCACATCACCGGACGCCTGCGCCCGGGGGAGGTTCTGCGGCAGCCGCCGCTTGATCTGGCGGCGGTTCGCGGGCGCTGCGGCGAGGGGTTGCCGGCCGACCGCGTCTATGGCGCCCTCGCCGCCATCGGGCTGACCTATGGTCCGGCCTTCCGCGGTGTGCAGACCCTGTGGCGCGGTGACGGCGAGGTGCTGGCCCAGGTCCGGCTGCCGGACATTGTGGCCGCGGCCGATGGCGATCCGCCGCATCCGGCTCTGCTGGACGCCTGTCTGCACATCTATCCGGCGGTCATCGAGGAGTATGGCGACTTCGTCGCGCCGCCCCTGCCGACCCGGACCCTTCATCTGCCGGTGGCCATCGAGGGGTTCGCCATGGCTGCCGATGGCCGGCGCGAGGTCTGGGCCTACGCCCGGCGGCGGAGCGCGGGGGAGGACGGGACGCCAGACGGGACGGTGGTGGTCGATATCGACATCCTCGACCTGGAGGGTCACCCGGTCGCCGAGATCGCCGGCCTGACGCTGAAGCCGGTTCCCGTCTCGGCGTTCGCCGAACACCGGACAGCGGCCGACTGGCTTTACCGCGTGTCGTGGAAGCCCTCTCCGGCGATGGAGGTGGCGGCGAGAACGGCGACGGCCCCATCCCATTGGCTGATCCTTGCCGATGACGGCGGGGTGGGGCAGGCGCTGGCCGCCCGCCTGACCGCGCAGGGCGCGACCTGCCGCCTGCTTTCCCTTGACGGGATCGCGGCCGAGGACGGCATGGCCGTCGGCGCCGCGGAATTCGCCGAGCCGATCGACAGCCTCATCCGCAATGCCGGCGGCGGTCCGGCGGGAGTCGTCTCCCTGTGGGGACTGGACGCCCATCTCGACCCCGATGGCGATGCTGAGATCGAGCCGGCACGCCGCCGGGCCTTCGGCAACCTGCTGCTGCTCACCCAGGCGCTGGCCGAGGCGCGCAACCGCCATCCGGCCGTGCCCCGGCTGTGGGTGGTGACGCGCAACGCGGTTTCGGCCACCGGAACCGAGCCGCCCCAGGCCGTCGTCCAGGGCGGGCTCTGGGGGTTCGGACGCTCGGTCTCGCTGGAGGCGCCGGCCCTGTGGGGCGGACTGGCTGATCTGGAGGCCGCGGATGCCGACGGGAGCGAGGTGGAGGTGGCCGCGCTGGCCGATCATCTGCTCCGCGACGATGGCGAGGATCAGGTCGCCTTCCGTGATCGGACCCGATATGTCGCCCGCTTCGTCCGGCAGCCGGTCCCGGAACGGTCGGCGCAGCCAGTCGCCACGACTCTCGCCACCGCCGGCTCCAGCGTTGCCGGCTGTTGGCTGATCACCGGCGGTCTGGGCGCGCTGGGCGTGGAAACCGCGCGCTGGCTGATCCAGTCGCGGGGGGTCCGCGATCTGGTGCTGGCCAGCCGCCGCGGGGCCGACGATCCCGCCGCCAAGCCGGTCATCGAGATGCTGGAGGGGCTCGGCGCGCGGGTGACCGTCGCCAAGGCCGACATCGGGCGGCGGAAGGATGTGCAGCGTCTTCTGCAAAAGCTCGGCCGGGGTTCCGTGCCTCTGCGCGGCATCGTCCATTCCGCCGGGGTGCTCGATGATGCCACCATTCCGCAGATGGGTTGGGAGAAGTTCCGCCGCGCCACCATTCCCAAGCTGGACGCGGCCTGGTATCTGCACCGCTACTCACGCGACCTGCCCCTCGACGCCTTCGTCGTCTATTCCTCCATTCTCAGCCTGTTCGGTGCCGGCGGACAAGTCAACTACACCAGCGGCAACGGTTGTCTCGACGCGTTGGTCACCCATCGGCGCCGGCTGGGTCTGCCGGCGCTCGCCATCAACTGGGGACCTTGGGCCGCCGTCGGTCTCGCCACCCTGTCGGGCGAGCAGGGCGAGGCGATCTGGCGTGCCCGCGGCCTGATCTACATCCCGCCGGAGGTGGGGGCCGAGGCGCTCGACGCCGTGGTCGGCAGCGAGATCGAACAGGCGGCGGTCACGATCAACGACTGGACGGCCTTCGCCCGCCAGTTCACCCGGCCGCCGCGCTATTACGAGGAGGTGCTGCCGGCGGCAGCGGTTGCGGAGTCCGCGGAGCCGGCGGCCTTGCCGGACGGGCTGACCTCCACCGAACCGGCACAGCGACGGAGCGCCCTGGTCGCCGTCATCGGCCAGCAGGTCATGGCGACCCTGGGCTTGACCAAGCCGGTCGATCCCACCCGTCCGTTGCGGGAACTGGGCCTTGACTCGCTGATGGCCGTCACGCTGATCAACCGTGTCGAGGCTGGCTTGTCGGTTCGGATCCCCGCGGTCGTGCTGATCCGGGGACCGAGCATCGAAGAGCTGGTCGATGAGGTCTGGCCCGATCTGAAGGGCGCCGGGGGGCCGGCTGTGCCGGGTCCCGACCGCACCGTGCGGGCGGAAGCCGTCCGCGAAGTCGTCCGTTCCGCTCCGGTCAACGGCCAGGGGTCGGGCCAGGGGCAGGCTCAGGGAGCTTTCAGGCCGGCCGGACGGCCCGAAGGCCGGAACGGCGCGTATTCCGGCGGCGACAATGGAAGCCCCTGGCTGGTGACGATCGGCCGGCGCCGCGAGCCGCGCATGCGCCTGATCTGCTTCCCCTTCGCCGGCGGCGGTTCGGCGGTGTTCCGGGACTGGGCGAACGGCATCGATCCAACCGTGGAGGTCCTGGCGGTCGAACCGCCGGGCCGTCTCGCCCGTATCACCGAGGATCCGGTCCACGAGCTGGGCGTGTTCGTCGATCGCGTGCTGGACGCCCTGGCCGGACGGCTCGACCGGCCCATCGCCCTGTTCGGCCACTGCCTGGGCGGCCTCACCATGTATGAGGTGGCCCGCAAGCTGATCAGTGAACGCGGGGTGACGCCGCAGCACATCTTCGTGTCCGGCGCCCGCGCGCCGGACCGTGTGCAGGAGGTCGGTCGGTTCGAGAAGAAGCTGGGGCGGGCCATGATGGGGATGCCGGGATACCGTCCCGAAATCCCTCCCTACCGGCAGTCCGAGCAGGTGTTCGCCGCGATGCTCCGCCATTTCGATATGGCGGCGACCGAGCAGTTCCTGCGCGACCCCGAACTGCGCCGCCTGATGCTTCCGGCGGTACGGGCCGAATTCGAGATGACGATGAACTATCGGTTCCAGCCGACCCGTCCCTGGGACGTGCCGCTGACCTGCTTCATCTCGTACGGCGATCCGTACGTCTCGCGTGAAGACGTGCTCGGATGGGGCCGCTTCACCAACAGCCGCTTTCAGGTCCACATCCGGCGCGGGTCACATTACTCGATCGTCGAGGACGCGCTGTTCATCCAGAGCACCATCAATCATGAGCTGGCTTCCCCGTCCGCTGAGACTGTGGGACGCATATCCACTCCCCGGACAGTGAGGACATCATGA
- a CDS encoding ABC transporter permease yields the protein MTTLSLNDKEQRKAWAFVVPALAWTLVFFVAPFLFMVAMSLWTQQGGVIVQSWTLTNYLAFFEKSALFKGLVNSLEITAIVTVLSVLLAYPLAWIIAERVPRRLQRLALMLAVLPFWTSYVVRSYSWLLVLSKTGIINQTLMQIGLISQPLELASNRTATVIGFVHFFVMLLTLTIYANLVQLSPNYRRAAADLGANGLQTFWHVILPLTLPGIMTGAFLTFVLCIGDYVTPQILGGNNELVLPQIIMLQLGRRADFPMAAALSIILMLVITAAYIACARWLKIERA from the coding sequence ATGACGACCCTATCCCTGAATGACAAGGAGCAGCGCAAGGCATGGGCGTTCGTCGTCCCGGCGCTTGCGTGGACGCTCGTCTTCTTCGTCGCGCCCTTTCTGTTCATGGTCGCGATGAGCCTGTGGACACAGCAGGGCGGCGTGATCGTCCAAAGCTGGACGCTGACGAACTATCTCGCCTTCTTCGAAAAGAGCGCGCTGTTCAAGGGGTTGGTCAACTCGCTGGAGATCACGGCGATCGTGACGGTCCTGTCGGTGCTGCTCGCCTACCCGCTGGCCTGGATCATCGCCGAACGGGTGCCGCGGCGGTTGCAGCGACTGGCGCTGATGCTGGCCGTGCTGCCCTTCTGGACCTCCTATGTGGTGCGGTCCTATTCCTGGCTGCTGGTTCTGTCGAAAACCGGAATCATCAACCAGACCCTGATGCAGATCGGGCTGATCAGCCAGCCGCTGGAGTTGGCGAGCAACCGGACCGCGACCGTCATCGGCTTCGTGCATTTCTTCGTCATGCTGCTGACGCTGACGATCTATGCCAACCTCGTGCAGCTGTCGCCGAACTACCGGCGGGCGGCGGCCGACCTGGGCGCCAACGGGCTCCAGACCTTCTGGCATGTCATCCTGCCGCTGACGCTGCCGGGCATCATGACCGGCGCGTTCCTGACCTTCGTGCTGTGCATCGGCGACTATGTCACGCCGCAGATCCTCGGCGGCAACAATGAGCTGGTCCTGCCGCAGATCATCATGCTGCAACTCGGCCGCCGGGCCGACTTCCCGATGGCCGCGGCCCTGTCGATCATCCTGATGCTGGTGATCACCGCCGCCTACATCGCCTGCGCGCGCTGGCTGAAGATCGAGAGGGCCTGA
- a CDS encoding patatin-like phospholipase family protein: MKKRVALVLGGGAPNYTLMTGALLAFEEAGVQFDVISMAGGGAVVGLTYLAPKGMTRTEALYNSVNLGISDPIYRFVPMDYKVFQKGGLAASAFRGLLKLMPGYEKITNQLNMTPSQKLASDFIQMIWAIVSPSNLTLKSKGLCAHAPFIEELVDFNKLKEVKLDYYLNAYCLTDQKMAIFDKSEIDMRHFKASLSYPFIYPPYPLDDKLYIEGASRDTFNFKALLEHEPDIDTMVVFDVIGIDGLLHAPKNLWDSYGQQMITPLVALARADLKLFELVHNAKYPNCKLLKVHFDLTPHDLSQALTWKRSSLDRLFRVGYEAGINFLKHHAADLNMS; this comes from the coding sequence ATGAAGAAAAGGGTCGCGCTTGTTCTTGGTGGCGGTGCCCCCAATTATACGCTGATGACCGGCGCGCTGCTGGCCTTCGAGGAGGCCGGGGTGCAGTTCGACGTCATCTCCATGGCGGGCGGCGGCGCGGTGGTGGGGCTGACCTATCTCGCCCCGAAAGGCATGACCCGCACCGAAGCGCTTTACAATTCGGTCAATCTGGGAATTTCCGATCCGATCTATCGGTTCGTCCCGATGGACTACAAGGTTTTCCAGAAGGGCGGTCTCGCCGCATCGGCGTTCCGTGGCTTGCTCAAGCTGATGCCGGGCTATGAGAAGATCACCAACCAGCTCAACATGACGCCATCGCAGAAGCTGGCCAGCGATTTCATCCAGATGATCTGGGCGATCGTCTCCCCATCCAACCTGACGCTGAAAAGCAAGGGGCTGTGCGCCCATGCGCCATTCATCGAAGAGCTGGTGGACTTTAACAAGCTGAAAGAGGTAAAGCTCGACTATTATCTGAATGCCTATTGCCTGACCGATCAGAAGATGGCGATCTTCGACAAGAGCGAGATCGACATGCGGCATTTCAAGGCAAGCCTGTCCTATCCCTTCATCTATCCGCCCTATCCGCTTGATGACAAGCTCTATATCGAGGGCGCCAGCCGCGATACGTTCAACTTCAAGGCGTTGTTGGAGCACGAGCCGGATATCGACACCATGGTTGTATTCGACGTGATCGGGATCGATGGCCTGCTTCACGCTCCGAAGAATCTATGGGATTCCTATGGACAGCAGATGATCACTCCGCTGGTGGCGTTGGCGCGGGCCGATCTGAAGCTGTTCGAACTGGTTCACAACGCCAAATACCCGAATTGCAAATTGCTGAAGGTTCATTTCGACCTGACGCCGCACGACCTGTCCCAGGCCCTGACCTGGAAGCGGTCCAGCCTGGATCGGCTTTTCCGTGTCGGCTATGAGGCCGGTATCAATTTCCTGAAACACCATGCCGCTGATCTGAATATGAGCTGA
- a CDS encoding polyamine ABC transporter substrate-binding protein: MNPALEGALARRLLSSIAVLSLGAASALVAAPAAAQTTLNALVWCDHTDPALIEPFEKANNVKVNLKEYEGTGTALSIISQSRPGDWDVLVIDGVDVQQAVDKNILGEIPAGALPTADLFPEVRMEANNTRNGKTYAVTEKFGYNTVSYDKTKVDPADMRDMSKLWSDKYKGRIAVYDYYLPMIGLTGIVLGKPTADLKEADLPAIRSKLFDLKKNAKQVSDVVSSQTALATGEVDIVFGGGEWLTAGLVKDKPNLDWVIPDQGAVRWAQSIGVMKDSTRKDLALKFVQYIVSPEGQARLATAACYWAMPANQKAGALLTDAQKTALRWTEQADYLKKTQLYPVPTPDLDAKMQDAWTEMLQK, translated from the coding sequence ATGAATCCTGCATTGGAAGGCGCGTTGGCGCGCCGGCTGCTGTCTTCGATTGCCGTGCTGTCGTTGGGTGCCGCATCCGCTCTGGTGGCGGCGCCAGCCGCCGCGCAGACCACGCTGAACGCGCTCGTCTGGTGCGATCACACCGATCCGGCGCTGATCGAGCCGTTCGAGAAGGCGAACAACGTCAAGGTCAACCTGAAGGAATATGAAGGCACCGGCACGGCGCTGTCGATCATCAGCCAGTCGCGCCCCGGCGACTGGGATGTTCTCGTCATCGACGGCGTCGACGTGCAGCAGGCGGTCGACAAGAACATCCTCGGCGAGATCCCGGCGGGCGCCTTGCCGACCGCCGACCTCTTCCCGGAAGTGCGCATGGAGGCCAACAACACGCGCAACGGCAAGACCTACGCGGTCACCGAAAAATTCGGCTACAACACGGTCTCCTACGACAAGACCAAGGTCGATCCCGCCGATATGCGGGACATGTCCAAGCTGTGGTCGGACAAATACAAAGGCCGGATCGCCGTCTACGACTATTATCTGCCGATGATCGGTCTGACCGGCATCGTGCTCGGCAAGCCGACCGCGGACCTGAAGGAGGCCGATCTGCCGGCGATCAGGTCGAAGCTGTTCGACCTCAAGAAGAACGCCAAGCAGGTCAGCGACGTGGTGTCGTCGCAGACGGCGCTCGCCACCGGCGAGGTCGATATCGTCTTCGGCGGCGGCGAATGGCTGACGGCCGGTCTCGTCAAGGACAAGCCCAATCTCGACTGGGTGATTCCCGATCAGGGCGCGGTCCGCTGGGCGCAGTCGATCGGCGTCATGAAGGACTCGACCCGCAAGGATCTGGCGCTGAAGTTCGTGCAATATATCGTCAGCCCCGAGGGGCAGGCGCGTCTGGCGACGGCCGCCTGTTATTGGGCGATGCCCGCCAACCAGAAGGCCGGCGCGCTGCTGACCGACGCGCAGAAGACGGCGCTGCGCTGGACCGAGCAGGCGGATTATTTGAAGAAGACGCAGCTCTATCCGGTCCCCACGCCTGACCTGGACGCCAAAATGCAGGATGCCTGGACCGAGATGCTCCAGAAGTAG